The genomic segment GCAAATGTAGTAATAAAATTTTCTGTTGGTGCTTTTCGGCTTGACGCATTTTCCACCAGATCAATAATCTTTGAAGCCGTAGATTCACCAAATGCTTTTGTTGTCTTAATCATTAAGACACCCGTTTGATTCATACAACCGGAAAGTGCTTCGTCTCCTTTATGAACACTTCTCGGAACTGATTCTCCTGTTAAGGCCCTTGTATCCAGCATAGAATCTCCATCCAATACCACACCGTCTAATGGAATTTTTTCACCAGGCTTTACAATAATAATCTCACCAATGGAGACATTTTCTGGAGATATGGTAATCAATTCCCCATTTCTTCTTACTGTAGCAGAATCTGGACGTATATCCATTAAGTCTGATATAGATTTTCTGGAACGCTTAACAGCCAATGACTGAAAAAATTCACCTACCTGATAGAATAGCATAACAGCAACTGCTTCTGGATATTCACCAATAACAAAAGCCCCAATCGTAGAAACACTCATCAAAAAATGTTCATCAAATACACGCCCCTTTGAAATGTTCCTCACAGCCTGCCATACAACATCTCCACCAAGAATAACATAAGAAACAATGAGAAAAGCTAACTCGATAGGCAGTGGCACTTTCGCAAAAACAGTCAATGCCATACCAATGGCATAGATTGCTGCACCAGTCGCTAAACGAACTGTCAACTTCTTATCCTCATTGTTATAGGATTCATTGGCCTCCTGCTTTTTTTCCGGTATATAAGATTCCTGTACAATTTCAGAAACTTCCACATCTGGCTCATGGCTATGAACAATCGTTTCAATCTGACTGGCTATCGTATCTGCGGCTGTCTGAGCAACATTGATTGTAAGCGTCTGCTTCATCAGATTTACCACTGAGGATTGCACTCCATCCAACTCTCCGACTTCTTTTTCAATTTTTGCGGAACAATTCGGACAGTCCAACCCTTTTAACGAATAACTCTTTGTAACATTCATAACGGTTTCTTCCTGAACTTCCACATCTGGCTCATGACTATAAACAATCGTTTCAATCTGACTGGCTATCGTATCTGCGGCTGTCTGAGTAACATTGACTGTAATCGTCTGCTTCATCAGATTTACCACTGAGGATTGCACTCCATCCAACTCTCCGACTTCTTTTTCAATTTTTGCGGAACAATTTGGACAGTCCAACCCTTTTAATAGAAATATGCGTTTCATGATAATCTCCTTATAATTTGTTTAATTGTTCAATTACTCAACTATAATGTTAAAAAATATTATTTCTGCCAAAGATGCTCAAATCCCTTGTCAATAATCTCTTTCACATGATCATCTGCCAGTGAGTAGTAAACTATCTGTGCTTCTTTACGGAATTTTACCAGATTCGCAAGGCGTAATGCCTTTAACTGATGCGAAATTGCAGATTTTGTTACCCCCAGTAGCACTGCAAGATCACATACACACATCTCACTCTGTTCTAGAGCGTGTAAGATTTGTACTCTAGTTCCATCTCCAAATAGCTTAAACAAAGAAGCCAACTGGATATAATCATCTTTTGGCTGCATCTTGGATTTCACATCATTCACAATATCCTCATGAATTACATCGCAATTACAAATATAAGACGTTTTTGGCATATATTCACCTCCAAATAATAATAGTTGAACAATTACTCAACTATTATTATACTTATTTTTAAATTCATGTCAATAAGCTGATGTTAGTTCCCCATAAATTTTACAATTAAAACCAGCTCTTTATTCTTTTCTTAATCTTTTTTCCCAGTATACCGTTTTGGCTTTCTTGTCACACTTCCTGTAAATTCCAAATTTGTAACGCTGAGTTTATATGTAATTGTCATGGTTTCCATATTTTTTAGAACACATACCATTTCATTCGTTAATTCCGGCAAGCGTTTTAAACACGGAAGTTTCCTTTTGGCATTTGCATATACATGTCTTGCGTCAAAATAGAACTGATTATTTGTAAGAATAGATTTTTTTGCATTCTTATAAAAATCCTTGGTCGAAAGTCTTGTCTCCACTCCTGTTAAATGTAGAAAGTGATCTATTGGAAAAGAAACTTCAAAATATTCATCTCCACAAACATACAGAAATGTTTTACCTGCCAAATTTTGGAAATATACGATTTCCGCCTCTGTAATACCTTGTCGTATTGCGTTTTTCTTATCTACCTTTGTTGCCACTTATACCTCACATGCAAAAAAGAGTGTGGCATTAAACCACACTTTTCTGAGAATTACTTTTGTAAAAGAGTTTTCTGCTGGTTGTCAGCCTCGATACCCAGTTAAGATACCCATAACGACGTTAAAATCATTAAGTCCCCCACGTGGACTACAGCTTTATCCAAGCTACCAGGCTCGATGCCCAGTTAAGACATCTAATGAGATGGAAGTTTACCCTGCTCCATCTGCAGCCCAACTTTTAACGATGCTCTTACATCGAGAACATTTCTGTTCTTGATTTTATTATACTCAATCATAAAAAAAATCAACACAGATTAGCAAATTTTATTATATTATTCCGATCCGGTCTTCCAAAGGTATAAATAAGGTGTAAATTATTGGTTAATTCCCAAGAAATCCAATAAAATCAAGGCTTTCACGGCATCCATTAAACATTGCCGTGGCAGACAAATAACACTCTTATCATTGCTTAAAACTCCTTGAAATGCTGTATTTACGCTGTTTACAGGCATTTTCCGATAATCGTGAACCTCACATGGCTAAAGTCACGTGCTTCCAGACGCTTTAGGCGTCAGACTGAATATCGGCGGATACGCCTGTAACTTAGGTCTGCACAGTTATGTGCTTTTTCCATGCCGGATACGGCAGGTTCCCACATTACAGGTAATCCGCTGTATATCTGCCTGTGTTTATGCTACTTTTAAGATCTCCATTTGCAGATGAAGTTCTCTTAAGTCAGCATAAACACATGAGGTTCTACGCTTTACAGGAGGGACTTTTGCCTCCAGTAAAGACCTTTCCGTTGCCGGAAGGGATTTTAAAAGTTCCCTTATAAAATATCTCGCCCCTATATTATAGGATGCTGACAGGTCACAATTATATCGTTTTCCTGTCTGGAAAGTACAGAGGCTGTGATTTTCCCAGTCACGTGTTACCGCCCCGGAACCATCATAAGCCAATCTGCTGGTATTCCATGCGCAGATCCTGGATACCCGCATCCCTTTCCTGTGTGCCTGATGTTCACAACACTTCTGGATATCTCTTTTTCTCCACAGGTGCAGTTTCTGTTTTTTCTTTCCCGATATCTTCCCCTGCATCTCCAGATACTCGAACACGATCACATCTGCATGGTTTTCTTCCGCATATCTTACAATCGCACCTGCAATCTTTTTACCCAGTTCTGTGTTCAGACGTTTCGTATATGCCCATCTTCCCTGTGTCTGCGCAGAGCCATGTTCCCTCTGGGATCTGCGGATCCGTCCCAGTGTGCGGTACATCCGGTCTTTTTCACTGGGATGATCTATGAATCTTCTTCCCAGGACAGTTCCGTCTGCCCGCATGATCGTACAGACTGCATCGGTATTGATCCCTAAGTCCACGCTGCAGATGATCTGTTCTTTCACAGGTGTTTTGGTAAGTGTTACTTCCTCTTTATAGGAAAAACGCAAAAAATACTTCTGGTGTCTCTTTTCCAGAGTCGGGGCAGATGCCTTTTTCCCTGACCAGCATTTTCTCAGATATTCCATATCCGTATGATCCAGACGTACACAGGACCATTTCCAGTCATGACCGTCATAGAGTTTCAGGTATGCTTCGTCTTTCCCTTCTGCGCCTTCACGATACATGACATCACGGTAGAAGACCGGCATGGCGTGGTTTTCATATACAAGCTTTGGTTTCCCGCTCTTTCCGTCGGTCTTTTCCCATAGATCCAGCCGTGTTTTATAAGAGGATACTGTCCCCAGTGCATGCTGGATGGCAGATCTGCGCAGATAGGAAGGCATCTTTGGGAACCGGATATCAAAATCAAAACAGGCATGGTTTTTCTTCGTAGTATGTACCAGATGTTCTGCAGCATTAAAACGCCTCTTTGCATCCGGGATTTCTGCTAATCCTTCCCATACCTTCACATAAATCCCAATCAGATAGCTGACAGCAGAACGGTAGATTTCCAGTGTCTGGCGGATCGGGATATTCTGTTTTCGTAATTCCACACCATAACTGGATATTATCTGCATTTTTATTTCTCCCTGATAACTCTTTTCTCAGATTCTGTTGTTTTTTCTACTACCTATGGTTATATTTTAGCACATATAGTGCCAAAAGTAAACATGCGTTCTTTCTTTGAGTAAAAAATTTGCGCGTCTAACTCATCACTACTACAATATATTTATGGGTAATCCCCTTACTTCCAGTAAGGATTTATCCATCTCATTACTTAAACTGTTAGAATGTAGGATGCAATGGTATATCGACTTCATCACTTGGACCTCGCGTCCGTACTTTAGACTGATAACCGGCTCCTCATTCACAGTGTTCGTTTTATGCAGGTTGAATCACATTAGGTGCATTCGTGTCACACACAGTAGTTTGAACAGGTAATGAGTAAAACTGGTATTTATCCATTGTAATATTTTTTAAGGAGTGATAAATTTATGAACGCAGTAGGTATCGATGTTTCAAAAGGTAAAAGTATGGTTACAATTCTGAGACCATTTGGGGAGATTGTATCCTCTCCTTTTGAGATTAAGCACACATCCAGTGATATCCATTCACTTATTAAACTTATTCATTCTATCGAAGGTGAATCCCGGGTTGTAATGGAACATACCGGCCGCTACTACGAAGCACTTGCTCACCAGCTTTCAGCAGCAGATCTCTTTGTCAGTGCTGTTAATCCCAAGTTGGTCAAAGATTTTAATAACGATTCTCTTCGCAAGATCAAGTCCGACAAAGCTGATTCTGTCAAGATTGCCCGCTACGCTCTAAAGTAACGAGAATGCGACGCGCAATTATTCAAAAATCAAATAGACTTTCCAAAACTTCATCTTTAGAAGTATAGTAACAATATTTTTCCTTAAAATCAATAATAATACTTCATCTTTAGAAATTTTCGAGGATCAGAATGATTATTTATTGGGATAAAAAAACGAACAGCAAAAACAGAATAGGACAACGGGTAAAAGAATTACGAAAGGCTCATAATCTTACTCAGAAAACGCTCGCTGCCAAATTACAACTTGCAGGATATGATTTTAATGATCTGGCAATCCTGCGAATATCTTCTCGGTCTGACGGACGCTCCTGCAAAATAATTCAATTGTATTGCTGCCCATTCTATGCTAAACTATGGATAGATACTTCTGAACAACATACACTATTTATAAACCGTATGATTGGAGTGATTTTATGGAATTAACAAAAAAAGTCCCTACAACCGATAAAAACCAGGAAAACAATCATCTTCTCCGCATGTTAGACCGGGGAATTGATGATATGGAAGCTGGTCGTGAATTGCCACTGGAAGATGCTTTTCGCAAAATCACAGAATTAAGGGATGCACGAAGAAATGCAAGAATATAAAATTATTTTAACCTGGGAAGCAATTTACGATGTCACAGACATTGCAGATTATATTGAAGAAGAATTCGGCCAGCAACGTGCTGACCGTTTTCAATCTGATCTGAAAGAACAAATGCAGAATTTAGGCCAGTTCAGTACTGCCTTTCCCCGAACTCAAATTCTGTACAGAGGATATTCCATACATAAAAGATCTTTTCCGCCATCTATTATTTTTTATATTATAATGGAAGAAACA from the Blautia wexlerae DSM 19850 genome contains:
- a CDS encoding heavy metal translocating P-type ATPase — translated: MKRIFLLKGLDCPNCSAKIEKEVGELDGVQSSVVNLMKQTITVNVTQTAADTIASQIETIVYSHEPDVEVQEETVMNVTKSYSLKGLDCPNCSAKIEKEVGELDGVQSSVVNLMKQTLTINVAQTAADTIASQIETIVHSHEPDVEVSEIVQESYIPEKKQEANESYNNEDKKLTVRLATGAAIYAIGMALTVFAKVPLPIELAFLIVSYVILGGDVVWQAVRNISKGRVFDEHFLMSVSTIGAFVIGEYPEAVAVMLFYQVGEFFQSLAVKRSRKSISDLMDIRPDSATVRRNGELITISPENVSIGEIIIVKPGEKIPLDGVVLDGDSMLDTRALTGESVPRSVHKGDEALSGCMNQTGVLMIKTTKAFGESTASKIIDLVENASSRKAPTENFITTFARYYTPVVVILAAFLAILPPIILGGGWTEWIRRGFVFLVVSCPCALVISIPLTFFGGIGAASKRGVLVKGSNYLEALNNVSVIVFDKTGTLTKDVFNVTDILPVNGFSKEQVLEYAAEAESFSNHPIAKSILAAYEKEIDQSVISDYKEISGYGISVMAGEKKVFAGNTKLMDTECIEYTTCEKAGTKVYLAVDGQYAGCILITDEVKPDSKKAISDLKHIGVEKTVMLTGDDEKIGKSVAEELQLDKYYAQLLPDQKVEKVELLDSKKRPGSKLAFVGDGINDAPVLARADVGIAMGGLGSDAAIEAADVVLMTDEPSKLVDAIAVAKATKQIVMQNIVIALGIKSVFLILGALGIAGMWEAVFGDVGVTIIAVLNAMRILKK
- a CDS encoding ArsR/SmtB family transcription factor, coding for MPKTSYICNCDVIHEDIVNDVKSKMQPKDDYIQLASLFKLFGDGTRVQILHALEQSEMCVCDLAVLLGVTKSAISHQLKALRLANLVKFRKEAQIVYYSLADDHVKEIIDKGFEHLWQK
- a CDS encoding PBECR4 domain-containing protein gives rise to the protein MATKVDKKNAIRQGITEAEIVYFQNLAGKTFLYVCGDEYFEVSFPIDHFLHLTGVETRLSTKDFYKNAKKSILTNNQFYFDARHVYANAKRKLPCLKRLPELTNEMVCVLKNMETMTITYKLSVTNLEFTGSVTRKPKRYTGKKD
- a CDS encoding IS200/IS605 family accessory protein TnpB-related protein, which encodes MQIISSYGVELRKQNIPIRQTLEIYRSAVSYLIGIYVKVWEGLAEIPDAKRRFNAAEHLVHTTKKNHACFDFDIRFPKMPSYLRRSAIQHALGTVSSYKTRLDLWEKTDGKSGKPKLVYENHAMPVFYRDVMYREGAEGKDEAYLKLYDGHDWKWSCVRLDHTDMEYLRKCWSGKKASAPTLEKRHQKYFLRFSYKEEVTLTKTPVKEQIICSVDLGINTDAVCTIMRADGTVLGRRFIDHPSEKDRMYRTLGRIRRSQREHGSAQTQGRWAYTKRLNTELGKKIAGAIVRYAEENHADVIVFEYLEMQGKISGKKKQKLHLWRKRDIQKCCEHQAHRKGMRVSRICAWNTSRLAYDGSGAVTRDWENHSLCTFQTGKRYNCDLSASYNIGARYFIRELLKSLPATERSLLEAKVPPVKRRTSCVYADLRELHLQMEILKVA
- a CDS encoding type II toxin-antitoxin system RelE/ParE family toxin, whose translation is MHEEMQEYKIILTWEAIYDVTDIADYIEEEFGQQRADRFQSDLKEQMQNLGQFSTAFPRTQILYRGYSIHKRSFPPSIIFYIIMEETKEIHILRVLRHERDWENILLQRSTYTYPE